The following proteins come from a genomic window of Methanocella conradii HZ254:
- the hisD gene encoding histidinol dehydrogenase translates to MIRQLYGVDDGALEEVFKRRAGISTAMESARRVAEDVRAGGDAAVRKYTKEFDGVELRGLEVTEDEMYNAVELIDYETIGHLETAIANIEAFHSLQRPAGDMWLTEISPGIRLGQKFTPLQRVGAYIPGGTASYPSTALMLIVPAKVAGVPEVIACTPPRKDGTVHPLTLAALDMAGADRVFKVGGVQAIAAMAYGTQSIPRVEKIVGPGNVYVTAAKIYVRDTVEIDMPAGPSEIVVIADDTANPSYIAADMIAQAEHDVNAMSILLTPSELLAEAVDIEIEKQKETASRRHIIEKAAMGIYVVDDIEVAAGVCDRIAPEHVEVMVRDPMLVLNRLHNAGTIYLGEYAPVAAGDYASGANHVLPTGGYARVFSGMNTMQFIKTTSVQAIEREGLESIKDTIIALASIEGLDAHARSVSKRFEQ, encoded by the coding sequence ATGATCAGGCAGCTTTATGGCGTCGACGACGGCGCGCTGGAGGAGGTATTCAAACGAAGGGCCGGAATCTCAACGGCAATGGAAAGCGCAAGGCGGGTCGCCGAAGACGTCAGGGCGGGAGGGGACGCGGCCGTAAGAAAGTACACAAAAGAGTTCGACGGCGTAGAGCTAAGAGGCCTGGAAGTGACAGAGGATGAGATGTACAATGCCGTGGAGCTGATAGACTACGAGACCATTGGCCACCTCGAGACGGCCATCGCTAACATAGAGGCGTTCCACTCGCTCCAGAGGCCTGCAGGGGACATGTGGCTCACCGAGATATCGCCGGGAATAAGGCTCGGCCAGAAGTTCACTCCCCTTCAGCGGGTTGGAGCCTACATTCCCGGTGGAACGGCCTCATATCCTTCTACGGCGCTCATGCTCATAGTCCCCGCGAAGGTCGCGGGGGTGCCTGAGGTTATAGCGTGCACGCCACCCCGCAAGGACGGCACGGTCCATCCTTTGACCCTTGCAGCGCTCGACATGGCCGGGGCGGACCGCGTCTTCAAGGTGGGGGGCGTACAGGCCATCGCGGCGATGGCGTACGGCACCCAGAGCATACCCAGGGTGGAGAAGATCGTCGGGCCGGGCAACGTCTACGTCACGGCTGCTAAAATTTACGTGCGGGACACGGTGGAGATAGACATGCCGGCGGGGCCGAGCGAGATAGTGGTCATAGCGGATGACACGGCAAATCCTTCTTATATCGCCGCCGACATGATAGCCCAGGCCGAGCACGACGTCAATGCGATGTCAATCCTGCTGACGCCTTCTGAGCTGCTGGCTGAGGCCGTGGACATCGAGATAGAAAAGCAAAAGGAGACCGCTTCGAGGAGACACATCATCGAGAAGGCGGCGATGGGCATCTACGTGGTTGACGATATAGAGGTCGCGGCAGGGGTGTGCGACCGCATCGCCCCTGAGCACGTCGAGGTCATGGTTCGCGACCCGATGCTGGTGCTCAACAGGCTGCACAACGCGGGCACTATATACCTGGGCGAATACGCACCCGTGGCGGCGGGCGACTATGCGAGCGGCGCAAACCACGTCCTGCCCACCGGCGGCTATGCGAGGGTTTTCTCAGGGATGAATACGATGCAGTTCATAAAGACTACCAGCGTCCAGGCCATCGAGAGGGAAGGCCTGGAGAGCATAAAAGACACTATCATCGCCCTTGCGAGCATCGAGGGCTTAGACGCACACGCCAGGTCAGTTTCTAAGAGGTTCGAACAATGA
- the aspS gene encoding aspartate--tRNA(Asn) ligase, whose translation MKRTHYSKDITPDMNGSTVVINGWAHEIRDFGGLSFLIVRDREGLVQVTMPKKKVAKEIIDTVKGLSRESVVSVKGEVKAMEKAPNGYEVIPTAVEILARSEAPLPLDPTGKVPADLDTRLDSRFMDLRSPEVTAVFYVRAYMIRGIREYLSSQGCLEISTPKIVATATEGGTELFPISYFEREAFLNQSPQLYKQMMMAGGMDRVYEIGPIFRAEEHATRKHLNEATSIDVELSFATHEDAMQLLENTVAYAYAYVKERCRPQLKALNLDLQVPGTPFKRLSYREAIEIARQDPECAGLEYGDDLSTQAEHVVGQAIGEHYFIVDWPANIRAFYSQPCDDDPSICKAFDLMHPRMELASGAQREHRYERLVKKMVEKNLDPESFKFYLDSFRYGMPPHAGWGMGAERLLQTMLNLNNIREAVLFPRDRVRLTP comes from the coding sequence ATGAAGAGGACGCACTACTCAAAGGACATCACGCCGGACATGAACGGCTCGACGGTCGTCATCAACGGCTGGGCGCACGAGATAAGGGACTTCGGAGGGTTATCGTTTCTCATCGTAAGGGATAGGGAAGGGCTGGTACAGGTTACCATGCCAAAGAAGAAGGTGGCGAAGGAGATCATAGACACGGTTAAGGGGCTGAGCAGGGAGTCGGTTGTCTCGGTAAAGGGCGAGGTGAAGGCGATGGAGAAGGCTCCCAACGGCTACGAGGTCATCCCCACGGCTGTCGAGATTCTGGCCAGGTCTGAGGCGCCCCTCCCGCTGGACCCTACTGGCAAGGTGCCCGCCGACCTGGACACGAGGCTCGACTCCCGTTTCATGGACCTGAGAAGCCCCGAGGTCACGGCCGTGTTCTACGTGCGGGCGTACATGATAAGAGGCATAAGGGAGTACCTGTCATCCCAGGGCTGCCTTGAGATATCCACTCCGAAAATCGTGGCCACTGCTACTGAGGGGGGCACTGAGTTGTTCCCCATATCATACTTCGAGCGCGAGGCCTTCCTGAACCAGAGCCCCCAGCTTTATAAGCAGATGATGATGGCAGGGGGCATGGATCGCGTCTACGAGATTGGCCCCATATTCAGGGCTGAGGAGCACGCCACCCGCAAACATCTGAATGAGGCCACGTCCATCGACGTTGAGCTATCATTCGCTACTCATGAGGATGCGATGCAGCTTCTCGAGAACACGGTGGCCTATGCATATGCATACGTAAAGGAGCGTTGCCGGCCGCAGCTAAAGGCCTTAAACCTGGATCTCCAGGTCCCGGGGACGCCGTTCAAGCGGTTAAGCTACAGGGAGGCCATCGAGATAGCCCGGCAGGACCCTGAGTGCGCAGGCCTGGAGTACGGCGACGACCTGTCGACGCAGGCGGAGCACGTCGTCGGGCAGGCCATAGGCGAGCACTACTTCATCGTTGACTGGCCAGCTAATATCAGGGCTTTCTACTCGCAGCCATGCGATGACGACCCATCTATATGCAAGGCTTTTGACCTCATGCACCCGCGCATGGAGCTCGCCTCCGGGGCGCAGCGTGAGCATCGTTATGAAAGGCTCGTAAAGAAGATGGTGGAGAAAAACCTGGACCCTGAGAGCTTTAAATTTTATTTGGACTCGTTCAGGTATGGCATGCCTCCGCACGCTGGCTGGGGCATGGGGGCGGAGCGGCTGCTTCAGACCATGCTAAACTTGAACAACATCCGTGAAGCCGTCCTTTTCCCCAGGGACAGGGTGCGGCTCACCCCATGA